From a single Paraburkholderia edwinii genomic region:
- a CDS encoding FtsX-like permease family protein: MLATAAALIAGESRSHPLRALVAVLAIAAGVAMGYAVQLINGAALTELASTVNSLTGDADLTIRGPRNGFDESLYPRIARLPDVVAASPVVEVDARVAGHDDALKLLGVDVFHAGRVTPDLVGRVGSSNGNASENPDGNRLDLLSPDTVFLSPAALAWSGLKIGDTLTVQVGLRQVALRIAGTLPASGTSVRVGVMDIGAAQWRLERLGSLQRIDIKLKAGVNAARFAQQIATQLPAGVAAVSPNDNAHRTSQLSRAYRANLNVLALVALFTGAFLVFTIQALGALRRRTQFALLRALGVTRRGVVGLIVAEGAVQGIIGALIGVALGYAVAAAVLHFAGGDLGGGYFEGVHPQVHVDAAAACLFVALGIGAAVLGSVSPALEAARAQPAQALKAGDEETSLRKLHRSRALIGALVAIGVGIAAARLPAVDGLPLFGYASVALLLIGGVMTMPYIARTVFDALPRTQRALPQLALAQLAHAPGRAAIGLAGIVASFSLMVAMAIMVSSFRIAVDDWLQLLLPAPLYLRAAPAGDSGFLSAADQAAIAATPGIERAEFLRATQISLDTRLPPVALIARPIDPRNPAARLPLTGTPLVPRDGTARPAWVSEAMADLYRLHIGDRITLPVGGRAATFTVAGIWRDYARQFGAVVIDEADYRKLADDTRASDAALWPASGVSAAQTIERIRARVAGGDRLTFSEPGEIRAASLKIFDRSFAVTYLLEAVAVLIGLFGIGASFGAQALSRTREFGVLRHIGVTRGQIAALLLIEGALVALVGVASGLVLGTGIAAVLVFVVNPQSFHWTMSLHMPWALVLTLAAAVILAAALTALWSARSALSVDAVRAVRDDW; the protein is encoded by the coding sequence ATGCTGGCGACCGCGGCGGCGCTGATCGCGGGCGAAAGCCGCAGCCATCCGCTGCGCGCGCTGGTCGCGGTGCTCGCGATCGCGGCCGGCGTCGCGATGGGTTATGCCGTGCAACTGATCAACGGCGCGGCGCTGACCGAGCTGGCCTCGACCGTCAATTCGCTGACGGGCGACGCCGACCTCACGATTCGCGGTCCGCGCAACGGCTTCGACGAATCGCTGTATCCCCGTATCGCGCGTCTACCCGATGTGGTGGCGGCGAGCCCCGTCGTCGAAGTCGATGCGCGCGTCGCGGGGCATGACGATGCGTTGAAGCTGCTCGGCGTCGATGTGTTTCATGCGGGACGCGTCACGCCGGATCTGGTCGGGCGCGTCGGCTCATCAAACGGAAACGCGAGCGAAAACCCGGACGGAAACCGGCTCGATCTGCTGTCGCCGGACACCGTGTTTCTGTCGCCGGCCGCGCTCGCATGGAGCGGCCTCAAGATCGGCGACACGCTGACGGTGCAGGTCGGCCTGCGGCAAGTGGCGCTGCGCATCGCGGGCACGCTACCCGCGTCGGGCACGAGCGTGCGCGTCGGCGTGATGGACATCGGCGCCGCGCAATGGCGGCTCGAGCGGCTCGGCTCGCTGCAACGCATCGATATCAAGCTGAAGGCCGGCGTCAACGCCGCGCGCTTTGCGCAGCAGATCGCCACCCAGTTGCCGGCCGGCGTCGCGGCCGTCTCGCCCAATGACAATGCGCATCGCACATCGCAACTGTCGCGCGCGTATCGCGCGAATCTGAACGTGCTCGCGCTGGTCGCCCTGTTCACCGGCGCGTTTCTCGTGTTCACGATCCAGGCGCTTGGCGCGTTGCGGCGTCGCACGCAATTCGCGCTGCTGCGCGCGCTCGGTGTGACGCGCCGCGGCGTGGTCGGGCTCATCGTCGCGGAAGGCGCCGTGCAAGGCATCATCGGCGCGCTGATCGGCGTCGCGCTCGGCTATGCGGTCGCGGCTGCCGTGCTGCATTTCGCGGGCGGCGACCTCGGCGGCGGCTACTTCGAAGGCGTGCATCCGCAGGTGCATGTCGACGCCGCGGCCGCGTGCCTGTTCGTCGCGCTCGGCATCGGCGCCGCCGTGCTCGGCAGCGTTTCGCCGGCGCTCGAAGCGGCGCGTGCGCAACCGGCGCAGGCGCTAAAAGCCGGAGACGAGGAAACGAGCCTCAGGAAGCTGCATCGATCGCGCGCGCTGATCGGCGCGCTCGTCGCAATCGGCGTCGGCATCGCGGCCGCGCGGTTACCGGCGGTCGATGGTTTGCCCCTATTCGGTTACGCGTCCGTGGCGCTATTGCTGATCGGCGGCGTGATGACGATGCCCTATATCGCGCGCACGGTGTTCGACGCCTTGCCGCGCACGCAGCGCGCGTTGCCGCAACTCGCGCTCGCGCAGCTCGCGCATGCGCCGGGGCGTGCGGCGATCGGACTCGCCGGCATTGTCGCGAGCTTCAGCCTGATGGTGGCGATGGCGATCATGGTGTCGAGCTTCCGCATCGCCGTCGACGACTGGCTGCAACTGCTGCTGCCCGCGCCGCTCTATCTGCGCGCGGCGCCTGCCGGCGACAGCGGCTTTCTATCGGCCGCCGATCAGGCCGCAATCGCTGCGACGCCCGGCATCGAGCGCGCCGAATTTCTGCGCGCGACGCAAATCTCGCTCGATACGCGCCTGCCGCCGGTCGCACTGATCGCGCGCCCGATCGACCCGCGCAACCCCGCCGCGCGCTTGCCGCTGACGGGCACGCCGCTTGTTCCGCGCGACGGTACCGCGAGGCCCGCGTGGGTCAGCGAGGCGATGGCCGATCTGTATCGTCTGCATATCGGCGATCGCATTACGTTGCCGGTCGGCGGCCGCGCCGCGACGTTCACGGTCGCCGGCATCTGGCGCGATTACGCGCGGCAATTCGGCGCGGTGGTCATCGATGAAGCGGACTACCGCAAGCTCGCGGACGACACACGCGCAAGCGACGCCGCGCTGTGGCCCGCATCCGGCGTTTCCGCCGCGCAGACCATTGAACGCATCCGCGCGCGCGTCGCGGGCGGCGATCGGCTCACGTTCTCCGAACCGGGCGAGATTCGCGCGGCGAGTCTCAAGATTTTCGACCGCAGTTTCGCGGTCACGTATCTGCTCGAAGCGGTCGCGGTGCTGATCGGCCTGTTCGGCATCGGCGCGAGCTTCGGCGCGCAGGCGCTATCGCGCACGCGCGAATTCGGCGTGCTGCGTCATATCGGCGTCACGCGCGGGCAGATCGCCGCGCTGCTGCTGATCGAAGGCGCACTCGTCGCGCTCGTCGGCGTCGCGTCGGGGCTCGTGCTCGGCACGGGCATCGCGGCGGTGCTTGTGTTTGTCGTGAACCCGCAGTCGTTTCACTGGACGATGAGTTTGCATATGCCGTGGGCACTCGTGCTGACGCTTGCCGCCGCGGTGATACTCGCCGCGGCGCTCACCGCGTTATGGAGCGCCAGGTCCGCGCTGTCGGTCGACGCGGTCCGCGCCGTGCGGGACGACTGGTAA
- the hpnJ gene encoding hopanoid biosynthesis associated radical SAM protein HpnJ, whose amino-acid sequence MKTLFLQAPSYDGFDGGAGSRYQAKREIRSFWYPTWLAQPAALVPGSRVLDAPADGISVQETLKIAEQYDLVIIHTSTPSFPTDASFAEDLKKHKPSIIVGMVGAKVQVDPHNSLTATEAIDFVCREEFDFTCKELAEGKPFAEIKGLSWRAKDGSIEHNEARPILEDMDSLPFVAPVYKRDLKIDNYFIGYLNYPYVSLYTGRGCKSRCTFCLWPQTVSGHRYRVRSVENVIEEVKWIRDNMPEVKEVMFDDDTFTDDAPRAEAIALGLGKLGVTWSCNAKANVPYKTLKIMKENGLRLLLVGFESGDDQILVNIKKGVRTDFARRFSADCKKLGIKIHGTFILGLPGETQETIRKTIEYAKEINPHTIQVSLAAPYPGTTLYKQAVENGWMEENKVINLVSKEGVQLAAIGYPHLSRDEIYHHLEQFYREFYFRPSKIWEIVREMLMSWEMMKRRLREGVEFFRFLRAHEA is encoded by the coding sequence ATGAAGACATTGTTCTTGCAGGCGCCGTCGTATGACGGATTCGATGGCGGCGCGGGGTCGCGTTACCAGGCGAAGCGCGAAATCCGCTCGTTCTGGTATCCGACGTGGCTCGCGCAGCCGGCTGCGCTCGTGCCCGGCAGCCGCGTGCTCGACGCGCCGGCCGACGGCATCTCGGTTCAGGAAACGCTGAAGATCGCCGAGCAGTACGACCTCGTCATTATTCACACGAGCACTCCGTCGTTCCCCACCGACGCATCGTTTGCCGAAGACCTGAAGAAGCACAAGCCGTCGATCATCGTCGGCATGGTCGGCGCGAAGGTGCAGGTCGATCCGCACAACTCGCTGACCGCAACCGAGGCGATCGATTTCGTCTGCCGCGAGGAATTCGACTTCACCTGCAAGGAACTCGCCGAAGGCAAGCCGTTCGCGGAAATCAAGGGCCTGTCGTGGCGCGCGAAGGACGGTTCGATCGAACATAACGAAGCGCGTCCGATCCTCGAGGACATGGACTCGCTGCCGTTCGTCGCGCCGGTCTATAAGCGCGATCTGAAGATCGACAACTACTTCATCGGCTACCTGAACTACCCGTATGTCTCGCTCTATACGGGCCGCGGCTGCAAGTCGCGCTGCACGTTCTGCCTGTGGCCGCAAACGGTGAGCGGTCACCGCTATCGCGTGCGGTCGGTCGAGAACGTGATCGAGGAAGTGAAGTGGATTCGCGACAACATGCCGGAAGTGAAGGAAGTCATGTTCGACGACGACACCTTCACTGACGACGCGCCGCGCGCCGAAGCGATCGCGCTCGGCCTGGGCAAGCTCGGCGTGACGTGGTCGTGCAACGCCAAGGCCAACGTGCCGTACAAGACGCTCAAGATCATGAAGGAGAACGGCCTGCGTCTGTTGCTGGTGGGCTTCGAATCCGGCGACGACCAGATTCTCGTCAACATCAAGAAGGGCGTGCGCACCGATTTCGCACGTCGTTTCAGCGCGGATTGCAAGAAGCTCGGCATCAAGATTCACGGCACATTTATTCTCGGCCTGCCGGGCGAGACGCAGGAGACGATCCGCAAGACCATCGAGTACGCGAAGGAAATCAATCCGCACACCATTCAGGTGTCGCTCGCGGCGCCGTATCCGGGCACGACGCTCTACAAGCAGGCGGTCGAGAACGGCTGGATGGAAGAGAACAAGGTCATCAATCTCGTCAGCAAGGAAGGCGTGCAGCTCGCGGCGATCGGTTATCCGCACCTGTCGCGCGACGAGATTTATCACCACCTCGAGCAGTTCTATCGCGAGTTCTATTTCCGCCCGTCGAAAATCTGGGAGATCGTGCGCGAAATGCTGATGAGCTGGGAGATGATGAAGCGCCGCCTGCGTGAAGGCGTCGAATTCTTCCGCTTCCTGAGGGCGCACGAGGCGTGA
- a CDS encoding short chain dehydrogenase, with protein MRILVVGATGLLGKEIIQLMSPKHEVIGASRNGPALKVDLSDQGSIVAMYNDAGPLDAVICVGGTAKFAPLDELQDSDFDFSLANKLMGQVNLVRCGTQKINPGGSITLTSGTLAQHPMPGGAAISLVNAGVEAFARAAALELRDMLRVNVVSPGWVAESLQMMGRDATDAVRASVVAQAYRKCVEENISGQVVTAAR; from the coding sequence ATGCGCATACTGGTCGTCGGAGCGACAGGGCTCCTCGGTAAGGAAATCATCCAGCTGATGTCTCCGAAGCATGAGGTGATCGGCGCGAGCCGTAATGGCCCGGCATTGAAGGTCGACCTGTCGGACCAGGGCTCGATCGTCGCGATGTATAACGATGCGGGTCCGCTCGACGCGGTCATTTGTGTGGGCGGGACAGCAAAATTCGCGCCGCTCGACGAGCTACAGGATAGCGATTTTGACTTCAGTCTCGCGAACAAATTGATGGGCCAGGTGAATCTGGTGCGCTGCGGCACGCAGAAAATCAACCCGGGCGGCTCGATTACCCTGACGAGCGGCACGCTCGCGCAACACCCGATGCCGGGCGGCGCCGCAATCAGTCTCGTCAACGCGGGCGTCGAAGCGTTTGCACGGGCGGCGGCACTCGAATTGCGCGACATGCTGCGCGTGAATGTCGTGAGTCCGGGATGGGTGGCCGAATCGCTGCAAATGATGGGGCGCGATGCGACGGATGCCGTGCGCGCTTCAGTGGTCGCGCAGGCGTATCGCAAGTGCGTCGAGGAAAACATAAGCGGGCAGGTTGTGACGGCGGCGCGCTGA
- a CDS encoding lysylphosphatidylglycerol synthase domain-containing protein — protein sequence MKWLRFVGWPVGIAILIALTLHLRVGDALQMIRHAGWALLLLVPLHLLPLLLDAQAWRLLLDRRASLGFLLWVATVREAVNRLLPVVGIGGEVIGIRLAQWRVADGSFVSATVIVEVIVTLAVQYAFSAIGIVLIVASAQSSGAWHAITLGLVLSLPLPAAAIVFLRRGGIFHAIERWAGRLFGESHPLLQRIDGKRLDADIDALMVRSGLLLRAFLWQLSGYVLGALEAYVALALLGHPVSIGGAIAIEAITQAVRHAAFFVPSGLGVQEASVVLLAQMFGVSHDAALSLAFIKRIREVIFGCLALISWQGAEMLRRVAAERQGQLSDAAPVAIARVEKTHKPVTSES from the coding sequence ATGAAGTGGCTGCGTTTCGTGGGCTGGCCGGTCGGTATCGCGATTCTGATCGCGCTGACGCTGCATCTGCGCGTCGGCGACGCGCTCCAGATGATCCGGCACGCCGGCTGGGCATTGCTGCTGCTCGTGCCGCTGCATCTGCTACCGCTGCTGCTCGACGCGCAGGCATGGCGGCTTCTGCTCGACCGGCGCGCGTCGCTCGGCTTCCTGCTATGGGTCGCGACGGTGCGCGAAGCGGTCAACCGCCTGCTGCCCGTAGTCGGTATCGGCGGCGAAGTGATCGGTATCCGGCTTGCGCAATGGCGCGTTGCCGACGGCAGTTTCGTGAGCGCGACGGTCATCGTCGAAGTGATCGTGACGCTTGCGGTGCAGTACGCGTTCTCGGCAATCGGCATCGTGCTGATCGTCGCGTCCGCGCAAAGCTCGGGCGCCTGGCATGCGATCACGCTTGGCCTCGTGCTCTCGTTGCCGCTGCCGGCCGCGGCAATCGTGTTCCTGCGGCGCGGTGGCATTTTCCATGCGATCGAGCGCTGGGCGGGGCGGCTTTTCGGCGAGTCGCATCCGCTATTGCAGCGTATCGACGGCAAGCGTCTCGATGCCGATATCGACGCGCTGATGGTGCGTTCGGGCTTGCTGCTGCGCGCCTTCCTGTGGCAGCTTTCGGGCTATGTGCTCGGTGCGCTCGAAGCGTATGTCGCGCTTGCGCTGCTTGGCCATCCGGTGTCGATCGGCGGCGCGATCGCGATCGAGGCGATCACCCAGGCGGTGCGGCACGCGGCGTTCTTCGTGCCGTCGGGGCTTGGCGTGCAGGAGGCGTCGGTGGTGCTGCTCGCGCAGATGTTCGGCGTCAGTCACGACGCGGCGCTGTCGCTTGCGTTTATCAAGCGGATACGCGAGGTGATTTTCGGCTGTCTCGCGCTGATCTCGTGGCAAGGCGCCGAGATGCTGCGGCGCGTGGCGGCAGAGCGGCAAGGACAGTTGAGCGACGCGGCGCCGGTCGCGATAGCGCGTGTCGAGAAGACGCACAAGCCGGTGACGTCGGAAAGCTGA
- the hpnK gene encoding hopanoid biosynthesis-associated protein HpnK — MRSPGRALILTADDFGLHERVNEAVERAHRHGVLSAASLMVGAPAARDALERARRLPQLRVGLHLVLADGAASLPRDEIPALVDAHGRFGDNMVRDGFRFFFLPHVRAQLAREIRAQFEAFKATGLPLDHVNTHKHFHLHPTVLSLILRIGRDYGMRAMRLPYEAHSPAWIRPWMASVRARLERAGIAHNDYVVGIAHTGGMDEAVLLETLANLPPGVGEIYCHPATAGEGALSDGMRRYRHTDELNALLSPRVAVALRAACATRGGFSDVFGDARSNGAHDGSQNGAVLS, encoded by the coding sequence ATGCGATCGCCCGGCCGCGCGCTGATTCTGACCGCCGACGATTTCGGTCTGCATGAGCGCGTCAACGAAGCGGTCGAGCGTGCGCATCGGCATGGCGTGCTGAGCGCGGCGAGCCTGATGGTCGGCGCGCCGGCTGCGCGCGACGCGCTCGAGCGCGCGCGGCGTCTGCCGCAATTGCGCGTCGGCCTGCATCTGGTGCTGGCCGACGGCGCGGCAAGTTTGCCGCGCGACGAGATACCCGCGCTCGTCGATGCGCACGGCCGTTTCGGCGACAACATGGTGCGCGACGGTTTCCGTTTCTTCTTCCTGCCTCACGTGCGCGCCCAGCTTGCGCGTGAAATTCGCGCCCAGTTCGAAGCGTTCAAAGCGACCGGCTTGCCGCTCGATCACGTCAACACGCACAAGCATTTCCATCTGCACCCGACGGTGCTCTCGCTGATTCTCCGGATCGGCCGCGACTACGGCATGCGCGCGATGCGGCTGCCGTACGAAGCGCACTCGCCCGCGTGGATCCGCCCCTGGATGGCGAGCGTGCGCGCGCGGCTCGAGCGCGCGGGCATCGCGCACAACGACTATGTGGTCGGCATCGCGCATACGGGCGGCATGGACGAAGCCGTGCTGCTCGAGACGCTCGCGAATCTGCCGCCCGGCGTCGGCGAGATTTATTGCCATCCGGCGACGGCAGGCGAAGGCGCGCTGTCCGACGGCATGCGCCGCTATCGCCATACCGATGAACTGAACGCACTGCTGTCGCCGCGCGTCGCGGTGGCGCTGCGCGCGGCGTGCGCGACGCGCGGCGGCTTTAGCGATGTGTTCGGCGATGCACGATCGAACGGCGCGCATGACGGGTCGCAAAACGGGGCGGTGCTGTCATGA
- a CDS encoding ABC transporter ATP-binding protein, giving the protein MLTLSNVIKRYPGNPPRTVLNGVSLELREGECVAIIGESGSGKSTLLNLAAGLDKPDGGQIVFDGQDLATLNDDRATRLRRAHMGFVFQAFHVLPNLTAAQNVALPLRLNGVPAADIAARAAAALASVGLADRADTLPRELSGGELQRIAIARAVVHQPSLVLADEPTGNLDHDTATRILRLLLDMTRESRAAVLLVTHSAAAAASADRVLLLTRDGLAPHAPPLYLPPEERTL; this is encoded by the coding sequence ATGCTGACTCTGTCGAATGTCATCAAGCGCTATCCGGGCAATCCGCCGCGCACCGTGTTGAACGGCGTATCGCTCGAGTTGCGGGAGGGCGAGTGTGTCGCGATCATCGGCGAGTCGGGCAGCGGCAAATCGACGCTGCTTAATCTCGCCGCAGGGCTCGACAAGCCCGATGGCGGACAGATCGTGTTCGACGGCCAGGATCTCGCCACGCTTAACGACGATCGCGCGACACGGCTACGCCGCGCGCACATGGGTTTCGTTTTCCAGGCGTTTCATGTGCTGCCGAACCTGACCGCCGCGCAAAACGTCGCGTTGCCGCTGCGGTTGAATGGCGTGCCGGCGGCCGATATCGCTGCGCGCGCCGCGGCCGCGCTCGCCTCGGTCGGGCTCGCGGATCGCGCGGACACGCTGCCGCGTGAACTGTCGGGCGGCGAACTGCAGCGCATCGCGATCGCGCGCGCGGTCGTCCATCAGCCGAGTCTCGTGCTCGCCGACGAACCGACCGGCAATCTCGATCACGACACGGCCACGCGCATCCTGCGCTTACTGCTCGATATGACGCGCGAGTCGCGCGCCGCGGTGCTGCTCGTCACGCATTCGGCGGCGGCCGCGGCAAGCGCCGATCGCGTGCTGTTGCTGACGCGCGACGGGCTTGCGCCGCACGCGCCGCCGCTGTATCTGCCACCTGAAGAGCGCACGCTATGA
- a CDS encoding acyl-CoA dehydrogenase family protein — MNDVAQRMLAEIRELSSDIASRAAQIEAERRLPADLVQTMRSIGVFRMYVPRSHGGLELDIESAMAVVSALSRIDSSIGWLAGIGSTAPLFATRLPRKVFDEMYRHGPDVIIAGAVQPTGTLEETADGWRGNGRWAFASGCMHADWMFGIGVVTANGNAAGGTNGAGGPPAMRGMMLPAGAWRIEDTWSVAGLEGTGSHHISLTNAPVPANHLFDHINGESCVAGPLYQAVGALLAPMGSAMMVGIAEGALDAIVALANTGRQQFRVATAMRDSEIFLHDLGRIEADLRATRALHDAQVRVLWQRALEGTLNDDALYAQAAQAAVWIARTCVQIGDACFALGGGAAIYDSSPLQRRLRDLHVAAQHAAVHPRHYVSAGKLLLKRG, encoded by the coding sequence ATGAACGACGTAGCGCAACGCATGCTTGCCGAAATCCGGGAACTTTCATCAGACATCGCCTCGCGCGCCGCGCAGATCGAAGCGGAACGGCGCCTGCCCGCCGATCTCGTGCAAACCATGCGTTCGATCGGCGTGTTCCGCATGTATGTGCCGCGCAGCCACGGCGGCCTCGAACTCGATATCGAAAGCGCAATGGCGGTAGTCAGCGCGCTCAGCCGTATCGACAGCTCGATCGGATGGCTCGCCGGTATCGGTTCGACCGCGCCGCTGTTCGCGACGCGCTTGCCGCGCAAAGTATTCGACGAGATGTACCGCCACGGCCCCGACGTGATCATCGCGGGCGCCGTGCAGCCTACGGGTACGCTCGAGGAAACGGCCGATGGCTGGCGCGGCAACGGACGCTGGGCATTCGCGAGCGGCTGCATGCACGCGGACTGGATGTTCGGTATCGGCGTCGTCACCGCGAACGGCAACGCGGCCGGCGGCACGAATGGCGCGGGCGGGCCGCCGGCGATGCGCGGCATGATGCTGCCGGCCGGCGCATGGCGCATCGAAGATACGTGGAGCGTCGCGGGGCTCGAAGGCACCGGCAGCCACCATATTTCGCTGACGAACGCGCCGGTTCCCGCGAACCATCTGTTCGATCACATCAACGGCGAGTCCTGCGTGGCGGGCCCGCTTTACCAGGCGGTCGGGGCGCTGCTCGCGCCGATGGGCTCGGCAATGATGGTCGGCATCGCCGAAGGCGCACTCGATGCGATCGTTGCGCTCGCGAATACGGGCCGCCAGCAGTTTCGCGTCGCGACGGCGATGCGCGATTCGGAAATTTTTCTGCACGACCTCGGACGGATCGAAGCGGACCTGCGCGCGACGCGCGCCTTGCACGATGCGCAGGTTCGGGTGCTGTGGCAACGCGCGCTCGAAGGCACCTTGAACGACGACGCGCTGTATGCGCAGGCCGCGCAGGCCGCGGTGTGGATTGCGAGAACGTGCGTGCAGATCGGCGACGCCTGCTTTGCGTTGGGCGGCGGCGCGGCGATTTACGACAGCTCGCCGCTGCAGCGCCGCTTGCGCGATCTGCACGTCGCCGCGCAGCACGCGGCCGTGCATCCGCGGCATTATGTGTCGGCCGGCAAGTTGCTGTTGAAGCGCGGCTGA
- a CDS encoding carotenoid 1,2-hydratase, whose product MKRRTFLALPRALASLLPVAVLRPIVPLASLLPLLRPQRASAKEPDYPPVTAGRTLVFPRDFGAHPQYRTEWWYATGWLYTADHSALGFQVTFFRSRPALDDANPSRFAPHQLLFANVALSDPQAGQLQHDQRSARSGFGLAQASEADTSVQIGAWSLVRDARDGAYKVEIDAANFEMAFTMQPTQRVLLNGAQGYSRKGPLASQASYYYSEPALHVTGMLTRNRASGGKAEPVQGIAWLDHEWSTAYLADEAIGWDWIGLNFDDGSALMAFQIRDKAGRKFWAGGTLRRADGSSRELAPADVVFTPLRWWRSPHTDARYPVTMRVDAGDLHLTLTPLFDDQEVDSRASTGAVYWEGAVTVTAAAASSNEAKKPLAHGYLELTGYVARLQL is encoded by the coding sequence ATGAAACGCCGCACCTTCCTCGCATTGCCTCGCGCGCTCGCTTCCTTGCTGCCGGTGGCGGTGCTCAGGCCGATCGTTCCGCTTGCGTCGTTGTTGCCGCTGCTACGGCCGCAGCGAGCTTCAGCAAAAGAACCCGACTATCCCCCCGTCACCGCGGGCCGCACGCTCGTCTTTCCGCGCGACTTCGGCGCGCACCCGCAGTACCGCACCGAATGGTGGTACGCGACCGGCTGGCTCTACACCGCCGATCACAGCGCGCTTGGCTTTCAGGTGACGTTCTTCCGCTCCCGGCCCGCGCTCGACGATGCGAATCCAAGCCGGTTCGCGCCGCATCAGTTGCTGTTCGCGAATGTCGCGCTCAGCGATCCGCAAGCCGGCCAACTGCAGCACGATCAGCGCTCGGCGCGCAGCGGCTTCGGTCTCGCGCAGGCGAGCGAAGCGGACACGAGCGTGCAGATCGGCGCGTGGTCGCTCGTGCGCGACGCGCGCGACGGCGCGTACAAGGTCGAGATCGACGCCGCGAACTTCGAGATGGCCTTTACGATGCAGCCGACGCAGCGCGTGCTGCTCAACGGCGCGCAAGGCTATAGCCGCAAGGGGCCGCTCGCGAGCCAGGCGAGCTACTACTACAGCGAGCCGGCGCTGCACGTGACCGGCATGCTCACGCGCAATCGCGCGTCGGGCGGTAAGGCCGAGCCCGTGCAAGGGATTGCGTGGCTCGATCATGAATGGTCGACGGCGTATCTCGCCGATGAGGCGATCGGCTGGGACTGGATCGGCCTCAACTTCGACGACGGCAGTGCACTGATGGCGTTCCAGATTCGCGACAAGGCGGGCCGCAAGTTCTGGGCAGGCGGCACGCTGCGGCGCGCGGACGGTTCGTCACGTGAGCTTGCGCCCGCGGACGTTGTGTTCACGCCGCTGCGCTGGTGGCGCTCGCCGCATACCGATGCGCGCTATCCGGTGACGATGCGCGTCGATGCCGGCGATCTGCATCTGACGCTGACGCCGCTTTTCGACGATCAGGAAGTGGATAGCCGCGCGAGTACAGGCGCGGTCTATTGGGAGGGGGCCGTCACGGTTACGGCGGCAGCGGCGAGTTCAAACGAAGCGAAGAAGCCGCTCGCACACGGCTATCTGGAACTGACGGGATACGTTGCGCGGCTCCAGTTGTGA